The Lolium rigidum isolate FL_2022 chromosome 1, APGP_CSIRO_Lrig_0.1, whole genome shotgun sequence region CCTTTCCTTCTTGGCGTTAGCTTTTTAGGGATGGCGATCTCTCAAGATCATGGTCGCGGGTGATCTCTCAAGATCATTATAATTTGCCTCTTCTGGTATACATGGATGACTTCTTGGCTACAACTTCTAAAAGCTCAAGCTTTCTTCGGTGCAAGAGGCCCAGTGACGGCACCAAGTTTTTGTCACGACGCCCAGCCAAGGAATGCAAAAGCAAGATGGTGTTGATCTTTTCAAAGACTTGTGTTTATTTTCTTATTGGCCTTTTTTGTGTTATCTTTGAGTTTCATAGGATCAGGGTTTTGTTGTTAATTTTATAATAAATCAATATAGGAATCTTTGCAAAATGTTAAATTGAACTTTTTTGTATAAAATATAATGCAAAGAAATATTTCGAAACACTCGTAAGAACTCTCAGGTAAAACCAATGTTGAGGAAATCGTTTATCGGTGTCAACTCGGCCGGCCGGCGATTTGTGATTAATGAGCAAATCGGCCGAGTTTATAGGCTAATCGATGACCATCATGTAGCGATTAAACAACGGATTAATCATTGAATCgaacgattttttgaacagtggttcAGCAACACCACAAGTGAATTACTCCCAAACAATGGCTGGTAGTAAAATTCTTATGGACCACAATCCTCTAACTTTTTCAAATTGAAAGAGGCCTTGGGAGTGGGTGATCGATTGATGGGTGACCCTAGTTTATGGCATGTCTTTGTCGGTGTGGTGCTGAAGTGTCGTGTTTGTAGTGTTTGTCCGTATTTCTTTGTGATATCTTTGTTGGCTAGAGTGGGTGTGGTTCTGTTGTTCGGATCTTCGATAGACTTGGCTGTGGGCGTGTGTGGGTTTGATCGTGTTGTTGTAAGTTTTTATCCGATTTTATCCTAATAACTGTGGGGTTGGTCGTGTTATTGTAAGTTTATGTCTAATTTTATCCTAATAACTGGACACTCTCTTCTTAATCAAGAGATGAGGCAAAACCTTTTGCCTCCGTTAAAAAAAGAGCCTTGAAATTGACTGCTCTTGCTGCAACTATGGGTTTCTTTTTTCCATTGGAATTTGTCTGCCAATGAAAAAGTGGTATCCTGTCTCAGCATAGCGCTTTGATGTGATCCATTGTATGCATTATCATGCGTATATTTAAGAATATTCTTTTTGTGGTGAATATTTTAGGAAATTAGTTAATAACAACAACATTTTGTTAGAAATGATGGTtgatatttaaaaaaaaactgtGATTGTTTGAGCTAGCATGTGTATACGTttgagagaagtccaatttacccccctaaactcgtctcgaagttcagattacaaccctcaactttactttggttcaatcttcaaccctgaattctataAACCGTTCGGAATTGGAACTTCTACCCTTTTTTGACATGTTTTGAACCAGTTTTTCTCGCCAGTTAGCGATTTTTCTACCTATATACTGTGCCaactcatcaacatataacatacACGGTACAAGAAAAACCAGCTTAATACAATGCAAGGGGTGATTCTGAACCGTTTTTAGAATTCAAGGTTGAAAgttgaaccaaagtaaagttgAGGGTTGTAATCTAAACTTTGAGACAAATTTAGGGGGGTTAATTGGACTTCTCTCTATACGTTTCGACTATCTGATTCCACCCGCAACAGGTCGCCTCACTTGCTGCCGCCAGTGCCATGCCAAACAGGGAACGTGGTAGTTTTCAGGCTAGCGACAGTGGCAGCACCATCCAAATTGGAAAGCATAAAGACGGCCGCCGCACCCACACTTTCACTGGATCACTACCGATTGAATTGCTGTGCACAATGCAAATCCCGGTTCCTGCAGAAACAGAGCACGTCGACATGATGGAATTTTTCATACAAATCCGAACCACATCACCTCCAGGAAACTCCCGTGAAAACCGCTAGGAAAACGACGGCGCACGCCCACGACAAGCGGGCACTTCTCGCCGTCGACCTCTCCCCTTCGTCCCCAGTGCTCAGATTCCACAGCAAAATCAACGGCTAGTCAAGCGAATCTGGCGTGTTGTGGTTCCTGTCACCAAATTGACAGCTCTGGACCCTGGCGGCTGTTCCAGGTCCGGCTACAAGATGCCACACTCAAGCATCACAGCAATCCCAGACCCGAGCCTGCTGAGTATACTGCTGCCCCTGCGGCCGCTCAAAACAACAGTAAAGGTTCGCGATAATCCAAAGATACGGAGATCTGATGGCGATATAGTTGAGGTGCCACGGATGTGTCAAGGTGTCATACGGAGCTGCCATCGCCAACTGACAAATGCCCATTACATGTCACTACACCAATCTGATCTACAATGACCCACAGCCTATAATACACTGTTGGAGAGGAGGGGTATGAAGAGGATGATAATCAGCGAGTGCTAAGGCGTTTCCCATCATCATGTGCCGGCGGAGGTCGGAATGGGAACCTTGCAAACCGGATCTTGAGGACTGGTGCGTCGGGTTTCCTCTCATCGAAGCTGTATTCTGCAAaacaaacatgttgatgttcagttTGTGCGACCCAGAATCGCGTATTCTTACAAGTTTCTTGGTTCTAGCAATACTTATCCCTGTTTCTTTCATGTGTTTGATACACCAATTATGAGCATACAGAGACAATACAgatttatgtgtaagatgtatgcaTTTCCTATACTTGATTGCTCCTATTGACACTATAAAGTTTGGTGTAATTATTCTTGTAAAGGGAAACTAATGTCTCCGCTACAAGATATATGAAGGCATATAAGGTGAAAATATCGAAGCAATGAATATGTAGTACTGAAACAAAGAACCTTGTAGAGCCTTCATGGCAGTGAATGCACATTTTGCGTCGCTGAACTCCACAAAACACAGGACATAGGCCTTGTCACCACTCTGCAAGATGGAAGTGGTAGCAGGAAAAAGTGAATAACAAAATGGGGTTTACAAACATATAAGCTCAGTTTACAAGTAATATAAGGGGTCAGTGTCTCTGTGATGTATAAGTAAGGAGAGATAGCTATGTGTTCATTAGACAAGAAAATGAAGTAACTCTTTTTAGTGTAGCAAAACTTAACACGGCACTATTAAGTTGGCCCTCAGGAAGCAATGGTGCTTAGATAAAGTCTGGGAATGAACGCTACCTTCAAATATAATCAATATTTTGACATCAACGGAATTTCTGTTATTCTTATAGCTACTTAAAATCTATAAGCAGCATCATTATTTTTTCCCTAATATTCTACAGCTTCTTCAAAATATGCTACATTACAATGGCTCACATTTCAGCGTATAAACATACATTTAAAAATCTGAGTTCTCGTACAAATTTGCACAGGTACAGATTTGCAAGTGAATGGATGAACAAGCTACCAAACTGTTTAGAGTGAAGAAAAAATATGATGCATAAGGAAAAAGAAGCAAAGGACATACACGTCTGGGCTCCTTGTGCACTAGTCTGAGGTCCTTGAAGCCAACGAAAGGACGGAACAAATCTTCCAGATGAAGTTAAGGCTTGCAAAATAAAACTAACGAGGTGCAAATATATGGTGCAAATAGGGTATTGCATAGAAAGGATACGAGCTACTTCTCTCCTTGTGCAATCGGTAGGGAGACCATCAACAAAAAGAATGTTGGATTCATCTTCTGATGGCCGATCAACGATCGGAAGGGAGATGGGGCGCTCAACATCTGGAATGCTGGCACTTTTGCCAAGTGAAGAACCTCCCGAACTAAAACTGGGTCTTCCAAAGGACTAGCTCCCCGCGGAATAGATCCAGCTGGCAGTGGAACCAGGCCACCCAAAGCAGTACGACTCACTCCTGCTGGACCATCTAAACCATAAGCTCTTGACTGTAAAGGTGCCTGTGTATCAAAACAATGTGCTGTGTGACCAAAAAAACGGtatttattttgtcttgctactAATTGACAAATATGCTAAATTCAAGTTATCTTACATCAACTCTTGGTATAGTTGATACTCCTCGCAGAGCAGCCATTTTTTGAGCATAATAAGATTCCTCAGGTGGAAGATACCCAGGATGATGGCCCTGTGGAACTGCTAATCCAATAAAATTAGCATACGGCAACCAAATCTATGTTTGGCAGTTATGATGCAATAATAATTACTACCTCTGATCCACAATAAGTGTCGGGGTTTTAGTtcattttagttcaaattttgaaCTAAAAtcctgacacttattatggatcgaagggagtatCATTTTCCAGTCTCCACATCTaaagagaaagaaaaggaaacagagataaaaataataataatgcaTGCTATATTCTTATATATTTGTGTATAACACTGTCTATAGGTTATTTGGTTAGTCTTTCACTTGCCAGACTCAGCAATATCTACAACCTATCCAAACAAAAGCAACTGTCATGAAGAGGTGGCCACTAAGTTGACTGAACAATGGGTCTATAGTTAGCACCACAAAGTGCTTCAAAAATCACAATTCACAACTATGCATCATAACCAGATCTTATGCACAGCCTCCAACCATCAAGAGtaattgcatataaaaagtactctctccggtctcttttaatcgactcggatttagcacaactttatactaaattttagtcaattaaaaaagactgGAGGGAGTAACAATTACAATTCTCCTTGACAACTACAGATGTTGCTCTTTCCTATAAAAGTTCGATTCAAGAATGATTTCCATGGACCACATGCTGCTGGATACCACATCACATTTACACTTGCTCCCTGCGTCCCTATTTACATGGCGCACACGTCTTTCAAGGCTTAACTTGACCAAAAGAACATGAAATTTGTCCTACAAAAGTTATACGAGGACGGATGAGGACATATTTCTCATGTATTATTAGTCGAACTGATAGTCAAAGCTACATCACTTTAAACAAGAACGCCATGTAATTGTGGACGGAGCACAACATAAGCGTCTGATTCTGGGTAAGCTTACACAGTTACACCCCATCATGTTTTAGCAGACCTCATCTTCCTCAATACACTCACTGACCAGCCCCAGACCCCAAATAGCAAAATGCTCATGTTGGAACAGTGGGAAAGATATGCTTCCTTCCCAGAGACCCCTTAACATCGAACCGAAAACACTCCATGATACGGATGAGGAAGTTTTACTGAACAATGTCTACCGGAAAATACTGAAAGTTATTGCGCAGAATAGTGGGAAGGTGTGACTACAAGTCTTATACATATGCAATTGTAGCGCAGCGGCAGCCCTCCCTTGCTGTCCAATGGCCGTGCCTTCGACCGTGCACATTCGCAAAGGTAATCGGTAAATGCAGTTGCCTTGATAACCAAAACCCTAGATACGACACACGTGTATTCGGTAGAGCTCTTGAGAAAATCCATGATCCCTGGAGGTACCAATCTAGAATACACACACACTTATTCCAATCGAAAAAAATCACCAGAACAAACCACCTAAAGCACCCAGGCAAATGCCCCCTTCCCTGCAATTTACTGCCCAAAATATCACCCTACACGAACTAGCTTACGAATCCGCAGACGTCGCGACAGGCGAAGCAGGAAGCCGCAATCTGCACTCGCTTCACCCTTCATCTAGAGATTTGTCAACCCTACTGAAGACGCGGCGAGGATCGATCGCGCGGACTAGGAGACCCGGTTGCCTGGGTCTGAGGAGAGCCGGTGCGAGCGAGAAGTACCTCTGTCGTGAGAGGAGGACGGGACGTATGCGCGGTAGGGATCCGCCATGGGGCCGCGGGGAGCAGTTGCTGgggcggcggtcggcggcgacCTCTCCGGCGCGAGCGAGCAGGCGGAGTTGGGTGGATTGGGAGCCTGGACGGACCTGACGTGCGTGCGGCTTCGTGGAGGGCTTGGGTTGTTCGGTTATCAGGACACGGCCCAGGGCCCAGTTTTTGTTAGAACCACGGCCCAGTTCTCGAAAAATAATAAAGGGGTGCAGAAGGTTTACGTGAAAGTTTTAACCCCACGTCAATACAACCATTGGAACGGTAATAGGAGAGGAGAACAACAACAATAGCGACATCAAGAGGAAATGCACATGTGATGAGGACTAGTCGTTGCAAaagataaaaaagagaaaaaaacggTTTGGTCTACCAAATATAGaagtaaaaaaaaacatatgTGCCCTATTAATATCTAAATCCATTAAGATTTTGTCATTACCAAGTTGATTCATAAGAACTCAGGCCTCTTTGATTCTAAGAATTTTTATTAGAAATTTAAATCCTCGGGAATTCTTCTATGATTGTTGTTTGATTCGTATGATTAAATTCTATAGGATTTCCTAAGAAATTATTTGAAAATTTAGCATCCATGTACACCTTTTTGTATCATTTTTGTCTATATTTGCTTTAGTAAGATGGAATCAACCAAATTTAAATGCATATGAAACCCTATAAAATTACAGTGAACATAACTTGTAATCATATGACTTTTCTATGCCAACATTTATAGATCTATCCAAAACATTTTATATTAGTGAACAGAGCAAGCATTCTAAACAATTTTGCCAATTAGTTTTATTTCAACTAATCTTGCATCCTGTAAATTAACAACATTCCCCGTCATTTGACGGCGCATATGTATTTCTTTTTTGACAAAGTAGGAAAATCTTTGCTCTTTGTTGGCCGTGGTTTTGCGCAATACAAGGGGTGAATTCGTTGCGGCATCGTCTATGTTTCTGGCTAACGTTGACTCAGCGGTAATGGCGGAGGCTATATCATTGAAGGAGGGTCTTCAGCTGGCTATCCAGATGGGTTGTAATTGACTGCGGGCTGAGTATGATTGTTTGGAGATTGTTGATGCTTTCAATGAGAGAGACGCCTGGTGTACTGCCCAGACGACGATTTTTGCGGAGTGCATTGACAAGATGGCAAGCATTGGTAATGTGTCGGTGGACATGTTCAGAGGGAGGCTAATCAGGTTGCTCATCGGT contains the following coding sequences:
- the LOC124703624 gene encoding RNA-binding protein 2-like; protein product: GGSSLGKSASIPDVERPISLPIVDRPSEDESNILFVDGLPTDCTRREVAHLFRPFVGFKDLRLVHKEPRRSGDKAYVLCFVEFSDAKCAFTAMKALQEYSFDERKPDAPVLKIRFARFPFRPPPAHDDGKRLSTR